DNA from Brachyspira aalborgi:
CAGGTTCTAACGGAATTATATCTATCAAATTATAATCCATTATAAAATTTTCTGTTGTAGGAATATTATTTTGTTCTTCTATCATTATTTGAGCGAAAGAGATGCAATTTAATATAAATAAAATCAATAATACAAATTTTTTATTTATCATAAAACCCCATTAATTAAAACCTTATTGTAAATCCAAATCTTGGAAATATTGATATTTTCAAAGAAGTTATAATATCTACATAAGGCGAAAAAGAATCCCATTCGGGAAGAGTGCTATTAACATTGATTAATCCTCCTCCAAGAAATGAAATTCCTTCTTTAAAATCTCCGTAAATTCCTTTATTAACATTTTTAACATAATAACCGATTTCAAATAAAGAAAAATCTATAGAAGGCTTTACTCTCCAATTTTTCTTTGGAAATAAATTTATACTCCAACCCAATTCATAAGAAATATATAAAGCTGTATCGGTAGTCTCTCTTTTAGTTCTAATTCCCGTAACTCCGTTTACTGTTTCTACTTTAGAAATTATCGATTCTATTCCAAATTTAAAAGTATTTATAATATTATAGTTCATTCCTAACAAAACTTTTAATCCTATATAAAATGGAATACGAACGAAAGAAGCTCTAAAAGTAGTGTCGCCTCCAACAACTCCGCCAAGTTGTTCGATTACGCTTCCGCCCCCGATTTTATTAATTAAACCGTTTGCGTTTTCTTTTACAAAAGCGTCTGCGTTTTCTTTAGTAAGATTTAAAGTATATGTTATCGATTGAGCCGATATTCCCGCTTCGAGTCCTACTCTTCTTGTAAATAAAAAAGTATAGGAAATACTAGGCACATACCAAAAACTGCCTTTTATATCTACATATTCAAGGAATTTTGAAATATCTTCGCCAATATTAATTTGGGCTAAACCTGCAAAAGTTTCGATATTTTTTACAAAGCTATTTATAAAATTTGGAAATATAACCGAATGAGTAGGCAATAAATTAACGCTTATTAATTGTCTTTCTTTTGCAAATTTTCTAGCTAAAATCTCATTTGTAGAAAAATCGCCAGAGAAAAAATTATTTAAATTAGTTTTAGAAAATGCCGTTAAATATATAGAGAAATTTATAATTGAGATATAAAGAATTATCTTAAATACAAAATTATCTTTTACAAATCTACACATTTTATATTTACCATTTTATATTAAATTTTAAAAAATATACTATTATTATACTTCGGAATAAAACAACTTAAAAATTAATTCATTCAAAAATATAAAAAATTAAATCATTTATAATTTTATACAAATTTATAATTTATACAATACATTATTTTATATTTAAAAACTATTATTATAAAACTTTGACAAATAACTAATTTTATATTATAATATTCCTATAATAAATTAAGTAAAAAGGGAATTGACATGAAAAATATAATTTTAATAGCAATTATTATTTTAACTTTCTTTATTTCTTGCAGAAAGTCTACGCTTAAAATTACAGAGCCTGAGCCTTCTTTCTTTTTAGATAAAATGAAAGGAGGAGATTATACTAATGGAGATGGAAATGATAGTTTTAATGTTAGTGATGACGGTAAGAATATAACAATTGGTAGTGGCAGTAATACTAATAATTATACTTTTGAATCAGATATAATGGGAATTGGCGGAATATATCAAGATGCTAATTCTAGTAATTATATTGGCGTATTTCCTATCGGAGGTTCTATGCATACGGTTACTATGAGTAAAAATGAAAAAGAAGCAGTAACTAAAATTATAGATGTAGTCGGCGAAACAGATTCTCTTAAGGTTGTAACAGAGATACTATCAAAAGGAAACGGAGGAAAACTTGATGCTGATTCAATTACTCAAAATTTGGATGATAAGAAGAAGGCTGAAGTAAAAAAGATAATAGAAGAATCTGGTTTAAATGATAAAAATAAATTTAAAGATTATAAAGAATATAAAAAGACTTAAAATTAATTTAATATATTTTTTAAAATCGATAACTTAAATTATATATTTCAAAATAATAAATATTCTAAAAATTTGACTTTTTATAAAATCCCATTTATCATAATTCAATTAAAAATCGTTCTTTAATTTTACAGGATAAATAAAAATGGAAAAAGTAAAAATTGAAAATGTAGAAATAGTATTATCGCATCCCGATGATTTAAATATAAAATGGTCGGGACAAAACGATTTAATCAGACAAATAATGGCGGCTTGGCATACAATATCCGAAGACGATATTCCGCTAAATCCTCGAATAGTTGGAAAGCCTGGAGCGGGAAAAACAACTTTATCGTATTATGCTGCAAAAGAATTGCTTAAAAGAGAAGTTTATATTTTTCAATGCACAGTCGATACTCGTCCCGAAGATTTAATTATAGTTCCCGTTATTTCAGAGAATAACGCTTCCAGCGGGCAGTCGCCCAAAATAAGTTATCATGCTTCAAGTTTGGTTAGCGCTATGATTAAAGGAGGAGTCGCTATTCTTGACGAAGGAAACAGAATGAGCGAAAAAACTTGGGCTTCGCTTGCGCCTTTGCTTGACGATAGAAGATATGTAGAAAGCGTTATAGCGGGAATAAAAATAAAAGCGCATCCCGATTTTAGAATAATTGTCACAATGAACGATGATGCAAGCACTTTTGAGCTTCCCGAATATATTCATTCAAGATTGCAACCTACTATAGAGCTTCCTTTTCCCGATGTAAAAGAAGAATACGATATTTTAAAAATGAATCTTCCTTTTGCAGAAGAAGAGGTATTAAAAATAACTGTCGGTTTTTTGCAAAAATCTCATATAAATAAAGCTTCCTTTTCGGTTAGAGACGGAATAAATATGGCAAGATACGCGATGAAATTATATAAAGGAAATATTACAAAAGATATTGACACGGCTTTTTTAATCGCCTTGAAATCCGTTTTGGGAGAAGAAGGAATTAAAATATTGAGCGCAAATAATAATGAAGAAAAATATTAAATTAAAAATATTAATAATAGTTTTAATAATATTTGCATCTTTCTTCATAATTATTAAAAATATTAATTTAAGTAATTCAAAAAATTTATTTATTGATTTTCAATCTATTTCAAGTTTAATTGAAAATAATAAAACGGGAATAATTTACGATTATTTGAAATATAGAGATAAAGTTTATTGCATAGATTATAATAATAATTTGTCTGAAAAAAATAAAACTTATATAAATAATCATTTTCCGAGTATAAAATTTATTAATAAATTTCAATTCTTTTTATATTCAAAATTATTTAAACAAAAAATTATGTGCTATGTTAATGATTTTAATTTAATAGAATATTTGAAAAGAAATAATATTAAATATTGCAAAGTCGTTTTAAATATTAACGAAATAACGGCGAAAGAATATTTAAATTTAAGAGATAAAGATAACGCGCGGATTTTTTTGTCGATTACAAATAAAGATTATTATAATTCTTATAAATATGCAGTTAAATTAAATAAAAAATATATAATCGTTTTAGACGGCGATACGATAAAATATAAAAATAAAAGATATAGATTTATAGGTTTTGACGCTCCCGAGCTTAATCAAAATTACGGAGAAAACGCTAAAAGCTATGTAATAAATTCTATTAACAATGCCGATAAAATTTATATGCTAATAGATTCTTATGATTTGTTTGATAGAATATTATGCCATATAATTATAGACGGAGAACCTTTGGCTTATTCTATGATTAAAGAAAAATACGCTAAAGAAACTATAATTAAATACGGAGATAGCGGTTTTTCGACAATAGCAAGCAATATAGTTTATCTGTCTAAATTTCAAGGCAGAAGAGCGTTTATTGACCCTGCGGTATTTAGAAAAACAAATTATTAAATTTATGCGTAAAGATTCTTACTATTGATTTTTTTAATTTATAAGTTAAAGTTTAAATATTCGATATTATTTTATCTTTAAATTTTTAATTGAAAATCAATTTATTTAAGGAAATAAAGTGAATAAGATAGAAGATTATAATCAAAACATTTCAAAATATGAATTATACGCTCATTTAAGCGACCAAATAGTCGCGGGAAATATAAAAACTTTTTCGGAAATTTTTACTTACGCTCAAAATGTCAATTTTGAAAAAATAAAAGACCATGAAAATATTTTAAAAAGTTTATTTTCTTTAATTCGTAAAATTAATTGGGGATTTTTCAACAATTTAGATAAAGAACTTCATCCAAAATTATGGGAACAGTTTGTTATAGAAAATCATAAATTTAATTTTGCGGGAGATTTAAAATTAAGTTTATCTATAGCCGACATTTATATAGCGATGATTGATATTCATGGTTATACAAACTTTTGCGAAGAGAATAAAAATAATTTGTATAAAATGCATGCTTTGGACGATTTGCTTCAAAATAAAGTAAGCGAAATTGCAAGATTCTATAATGTTATCTCTCATAGAAAACAGGGAGACGAAATTATTATGGTTTGTCCTTCGGCAACTGACGCTTTAAGCGCGACTATCGCAATAATCGATGTTTTGAATAAAAAGAAATTTTTAACAGAACATCCGAATATAGACACTTCGGGAATGCCCGAATTTAAGATAAGCGCGGGAATATCGGGAGGAAATTCCAACAGTTCTTTAATAATTACCGAAGACGGAGATTTATCGGGTTTTCTTATAAATAACGCGGCAAGAATGCAAGCGAGAGCGAATACTTTATCGCCTAAAGAAAATAAAATTATCGTTACAAAAAATTTGCAATTCAATTTCTTAAAAGAAAACGCAAAAATCAAAAGCGAAATATTTGATAAAAATATAATCTCTTTTTACGATAACGGAATAATATTTTTTAAAGGCACGGATATTCCTATTGTCGAAGCTATATTTAATCCCGAAGAAAAATATAAAGAATTATTTTTTAACGAAATGGAAGAGCTTGTAAAAAGCGTGAAAGATAATTTATGGAAACAGAAAATATTTAACGCTATTATGGAATTAATTTCAAAAGTTGCAAAATCTATGCCTCCTTTTCAAATTAACGAAAGTGTAAACGAATATATATCGGGCTATTCAAATTCTACAATTTGCGATTTATGTTCGGACGCTATAGGCTCTTATGTCGTAAAAGAAAATTATAAAGAAGCTATAGAAACTTTCGCTTTAATAATAAGGCTTTTAAATACGATTCCCGATTTTGATAAAATGGTTTTGGAATACGCAGAAAGCATTTATGACGGTTATGAGAAAGTTCTTCCTCTATACGAATCGATTATGAAAAAAGAAATAGACACAAATATTGCAAAAATATTTCCAGCTAATCATATTCCTTTATTTAATAATGTTCAAAAAGCTAACGCCACTTATAATAAATTAATAAATTTCGCTATGGTAAGTCCCGCTCTTCAAAGACGAAAATCTATATGGTATGGAATATTAGAAAAAGAATCTTCTAACTTAATTATTAATATGTATTCGGGTAAAAAATAATAAATTTTTATTAATTTTTACTTGCAGAAATATCTATATTATGGTAAACTATAAAATCATTAAATTATTTTTTATTTTATTTTTTTTAAGAAGGAGAAAATTTATGTATTTAAAAAAATTTACAATGTTATTTATAAGTTTGTCTATGGTTTTATCATGTTCAAATAATAAAGGAGGTTCTACGGCGTCTTTAGATTCCGTTAATTATTTATCGGGAGGCGAGGGAGATTGGGTTGTAAAAATCGACAATCTTACGATAAATAAAAGTATTTTCGATAGCGATTTAACGGCTTCAATGAAATATCAAGGCGCTAATGACGAGCAAATTTCTTTGGCTAAAAACGATAACGCCACAAAACAATATTATTCTGAAGTTTTAATTAGAGATGTTCTTTTATTAAAGAAAGCGGAAGAGGATAAATTTTTTGAAACCGAAGAAGCAAAATCTATAA
Protein-coding regions in this window:
- a CDS encoding AAA family ATPase, with the translated sequence MEKVKIENVEIVLSHPDDLNIKWSGQNDLIRQIMAAWHTISEDDIPLNPRIVGKPGAGKTTLSYYAAKELLKREVYIFQCTVDTRPEDLIIVPVISENNASSGQSPKISYHASSLVSAMIKGGVAILDEGNRMSEKTWASLAPLLDDRRYVESVIAGIKIKAHPDFRIIVTMNDDASTFELPEYIHSRLQPTIELPFPDVKEEYDILKMNLPFAEEEVLKITVGFLQKSHINKASFSVRDGINMARYAMKLYKGNITKDIDTAFLIALKSVLGEEGIKILSANNNEEKY
- a CDS encoding thermonuclease family protein, with product MKKNIKLKILIIVLIIFASFFIIIKNINLSNSKNLFIDFQSISSLIENNKTGIIYDYLKYRDKVYCIDYNNNLSEKNKTYINNHFPSIKFINKFQFFLYSKLFKQKIMCYVNDFNLIEYLKRNNIKYCKVVLNINEITAKEYLNLRDKDNARIFLSITNKDYYNSYKYAVKLNKKYIIVLDGDTIKYKNKRYRFIGFDAPELNQNYGENAKSYVINSINNADKIYMLIDSYDLFDRILCHIIIDGEPLAYSMIKEKYAKETIIKYGDSGFSTIASNIVYLSKFQGRRAFIDPAVFRKTNY